CAGGAGTCGAGGCCGATCGCGAAGGCGGCTTCGAGGTCGTGCTGCGAGTACGTGCGGAAGGCGACGTGCGTGTCCGTGCCCTCGACGCCGGGGATCTTGCTGATCCGGCCGGGGATGACGTCCGCCAAGTCGTCGTGGCGCGGCACGCGCACCATCGCGATCAGGTCGTACGTACCGGTCACGGAGAAGACCTCACTGACCGAGTCGAGCGCGGCGATCGACTCGGCGATCTCCGGAATCCGGTCCACGCTGGTCTTGATGAGCACGATCGCGGTGATCACGGCTGGCTGTCTCCCTCGGTGGCCGGTGCGCTGCCTTTCACACGCACTCTAGTCCTCCGCAGACTCCACCCCCACGCGAAGAGGAACCCGAGCGAGAAGCCCACGAGGTGCGCCAGATAGGCCACACCCGTGCCCTTGCCCCCTTGCCCCGCCGCCAGCCACTGCAGCGCCACCCAGAACGGCAGCACCACCCATGCGGGAAAGCGCAGCGGCAGGAAGAAGAGGAACGGGAAGAGGCTGGTGACGCGCGCCTTAGGGAAGAGATAGAGGAAGGCGCCGAGGACGGCGGAGATCGCCCCGGACGCCCCCACGAGCGTCTGGTCGGAGCCCGCGTGCGCGGCCGCGTAGGCGAGCAGGGCCAAGTAGCCGCAGCTGACGTAGAAGAACGCGTACAGGAGGTGCCCCATGCGTTCCTCGACCATGGCCCCGAACACGTACAGGAACAGCATGTTCCCGAGCAGATGCAGCCAGCTGCCGTGCACGAACAGAGCGGTGAACGGTCCGAGGGCGGCGCTCGGGACGCCCTTGAAGAGCTCGACGGGGACGACGCCCCACCGCTCGAAGTAGGCCTGCTGCGCGGCGAGCAGTTCATTGCCCCTGCCGTACGAGGGGTTGAACCCGGACACCGGCGAGATCACGAAGATCACGCAGCAGACGGCGATCAGTCCGTACGTCACCGGGGCGGACTGTCCCCTGAGCAGTCGGCCCGCCTTCGCGCTCCATGTGGCGATCATGAACAGAGCATGACGTAACGGGCGCTACCTGCACAGACCGCCATGCCGCTGCGGAGGCCGCCGCGTGGTGCCCCTTACAGGCCTTAGGGTTACGGGCAATACGCACCAAGGACACCGAGGGAAAGCAGCCACGATGACGGTCCCCCTGCCGACGGACACCACCCGGTGGCGCTGCACGCTGTGCGGCAATCTCACGCGTTTCGACGTGACCCGCAGCTCGAAGGTCGTCGAGTATGTCCATCTCGACCTGGCCGGAGAGTCGAACGTCGAGGAACGCGAGGTGGTCAGTGAGACCATCGAGTCGGTGCGTTGCCGCTGGTGCAACGCGGTGGATCAGGTGGAACTCGTGGACAGGCCGGGCACCGACTCCTGAGGGAGCGGGGCCCGCACAGCTAGTGGGGTGACGGATGGTGGAGAGCTCAGGCGGGGAGCCGGACGACGGCACCGCTGAGGTGCTCGACCGTCCGCTGCCCGACGGGGTGCGGCGGCGGGTCGTCCAGATCGTCTCGGACGGCTTCGGCGGCCTCACCCTGGCCGAATTGCCCGCGCAGCTGCGGCAGTACGCGCGGTTCACGCCGACCCGGCGCGCGAAGTTCGCGGCCAACGCCATGGCGGCCGCGGTGGAGAACGACACCCTCTTCCGGCAGCGCATCGGCGAACGCCTCAGAGAGGTGCAGCCCGAGCTCGCCGGCGCCCTGGACGCGGGTTCGCCGCCCCCCGCCGCCGACCCCCTCGACGTGGCCGCCGCGGCCTATGTGTTGCGGCCCGCCGGCTGGGTGAAACTGGTCACCGCCGCGGGCGAGGAGGCCCAGCGGGCCGACGCCGAACGCGTCGACGACGAGACCAGGGCGGAGCTGGAGCGGCTGCGCGAAGAGCTCGTCGTGGCCCGCGGCCAGACCAAGGCGGAGACCGAGCGGCTGCGCGTCGAGCTCGAATCGGCGCGCAGGGAAGCCGAATCGATGCACCGCAAGCTGCGCGGCGCGCTCAGCGACGTCAAGCGGGGCGAGGCCGCCCTGCGCAAGGCCGCAGCCGAGACCGAGGCCGTGCGCGCCGAGGGGCAGGCGCAGGTGTCCGCCGCCGAGAGCGAGACGCGGCGGCTCAAGGCGCGGCTCGGTGAGACCGAGGCCGCCCTGGAGGCCAGCCGCCGGGCCGCGCGCGAGGGGCGCAGCGTCGAGGACATGCGGGTGCGCCTGCTGCTCGACACGGTCCTCGACGCGGCGCAGGGGCTGCGGCGCGAGCTCGCCCTGCCGCCCGTCTCCGTGCGGCCCGCCGAGACCGTGGACGCCGTCGAGCCGGGGCGGATGTCGCCCAAGGACATCGCCGCCCGCGCGCTCTCCGAGAACGACCCGGCGATCCTCGACCAGCTCCTCGCGCTGCCCCAGGCCCACCTGGTCGTGGACGGCTACAACGTCACCAAGACCGGCTACCCGACCATGCCGTTGGAGAAGCAGCGGCTGCGGCTGCTCGGCTCGCTCTCGCAGCTCGCCCTGCAGTCGGGCGCCGAGGTCACCTGCGTCTTCGACGGCGCGGAGCTGGCCGCGCCGGTGCTGCTCGCGCCGCCGCGCGGGGTGCGCGTGCTGTTCTCCAAGCCGGGCGTCACCGCCGACGAGTTGATCCGTCAGCTGGTGCGCGCGGAGCCGCCCGGGCGGCCCGTGGTGGTCGTCTCGACCGACCGCGAGGTGGCCGACGGGATCGCGAAGGCGGGGGCGCGGCCGGTGGCTTCGGCGGTGCTCCTGAAGAGGCTTTCGCGCGGCTGAGGGCGAGGCTTTCGGTGGGCTACGAGGCACTCGGCAACTCCTGTGCCCTATGCCCGAATTGAGGCGCCCCTCACGCGACGTAGCGTCAGAAGATCATCACTGACTGTGCGTCATGGGTAAAGAATGCTCTTCCGGGACGATTTTTTGTCTGTGTGATTTGAACTGATCACAAGAAGGTCACTAATGTCGCCTCGAACCTCCGCTCGGTTGATCACCCATCCGGGGTGACGGCGGCGGTACCCGCCGACCGGGTCTCGGTAGGCGGCTGGAGGAAGAAGGAGCCGCCTTCGTGGCGTCCCACCGTCGACCCAAGCAGCCGAGCCGCACCCGCGTGACCGTGCTCACCGCAACCGCCGCCGCTGCCGTGGCCCTCACCTCGCAGGGCGCCGCCCAGGCCGCGCCGAAGCCGAGCAAGGACGAGGTCAAGTCCAAGGTCGACAAGCTCTACGAAGACGCGGAGCGGGCCACCGACAAGTACAACGGGGCCAAGGAGAAGCAGGAGAAGCTCGAGAAGCAGATCGGCGATCTCCAGGACAAGGTCGCTCGCGGCCAGGAGGAGCTCAACGACCTGCGCGACGGCCTCGGTTCGATGGCCAGCGCCCAGTACCGCTCCGGCGGCATCGACCCCTCCCTGCAGCTCTTCCTCTCCTCCGACCCGGACGACTACCTCGACAAGGCGTCCACCCTCGACCAGCTGAGCAGCCAGCAGGTCGACGGGCTCAAGAAGATCCAGAAGAAGCAGCGGGACCTCGCGCAGCAGCGCAAGGAGGCCGCGGGCAAGCTGGACGACCTCGCCGACACCCGTACGGAGCTCGGCAAGAAGAAGAAGGAAGTCCAGGGCAAGCTCGGCGAGGCGCAGAAGCTCCTCAACACGCTGACCGCCAAGGAGAAGGCGGCGCTGGACGCCAAGGAGCAGAAGCGCGCGAGCCGCGCCGCCGACGAGCGCGTGGACCTCGGCGACGAGAAGCCCGCCTCCGGCCGCGGCGCAGCCGCCATGGCCGCCGCCGCCACCCAGATCGGCAAGCCCTACGTCTCCGGCGGCACGGGCCCCAACTCCTACGACTGCTCCGGTCTCACCCAGTGGGGATTCGCGCAGGCCGGCGTCCACATCTCCCGGACCACGTACACGCAGCAGAACGACGGCACGCGCATCGGCCGCGGCGAGCTCAAGCCCGGCGACCTGGTGTTCTTCAACAACCTCGCGCACGTCGGCTTCTACGCGGGCAACGGCCAGGTGCTGCACGCCCCGCACCCCGGCGCCTCGGT
The window above is part of the Streptomyces venezuelae genome. Proteins encoded here:
- a CDS encoding Lrp/AsnC family transcriptional regulator; the encoded protein is MITAIVLIKTSVDRIPEIAESIAALDSVSEVFSVTGTYDLIAMVRVPRHDDLADVIPGRISKIPGVEGTDTHVAFRTYSQHDLEAAFAIGLDS
- a CDS encoding rhomboid family intramembrane serine protease; this translates as MIATWSAKAGRLLRGQSAPVTYGLIAVCCVIFVISPVSGFNPSYGRGNELLAAQQAYFERWGVVPVELFKGVPSAALGPFTALFVHGSWLHLLGNMLFLYVFGAMVEERMGHLLYAFFYVSCGYLALLAYAAAHAGSDQTLVGASGAISAVLGAFLYLFPKARVTSLFPFLFFLPLRFPAWVVLPFWVALQWLAAGQGGKGTGVAYLAHLVGFSLGFLFAWGWSLRRTRVRVKGSAPATEGDSQP
- a CDS encoding NYN domain-containing protein translates to MVESSGGEPDDGTAEVLDRPLPDGVRRRVVQIVSDGFGGLTLAELPAQLRQYARFTPTRRAKFAANAMAAAVENDTLFRQRIGERLREVQPELAGALDAGSPPPAADPLDVAAAAYVLRPAGWVKLVTAAGEEAQRADAERVDDETRAELERLREELVVARGQTKAETERLRVELESARREAESMHRKLRGALSDVKRGEAALRKAAAETEAVRAEGQAQVSAAESETRRLKARLGETEAALEASRRAAREGRSVEDMRVRLLLDTVLDAAQGLRRELALPPVSVRPAETVDAVEPGRMSPKDIAARALSENDPAILDQLLALPQAHLVVDGYNVTKTGYPTMPLEKQRLRLLGSLSQLALQSGAEVTCVFDGAELAAPVLLAPPRGVRVLFSKPGVTADELIRQLVRAEPPGRPVVVVSTDREVADGIAKAGARPVASAVLLKRLSRG
- a CDS encoding C40 family peptidase, translated to MASHRRPKQPSRTRVTVLTATAAAAVALTSQGAAQAAPKPSKDEVKSKVDKLYEDAERATDKYNGAKEKQEKLEKQIGDLQDKVARGQEELNDLRDGLGSMASAQYRSGGIDPSLQLFLSSDPDDYLDKASTLDQLSSQQVDGLKKIQKKQRDLAQQRKEAAGKLDDLADTRTELGKKKKEVQGKLGEAQKLLNTLTAKEKAALDAKEQKRASRAADERVDLGDEKPASGRGAAAMAAAATQIGKPYVSGGTGPNSYDCSGLTQWGFAQAGVHISRTTYTQQNDGTRIGRGELKPGDLVFFNNLAHVGFYAGNGQVLHAPHPGASVRYESMAYLGTFQFGVRV